One window from the genome of Mycolicibacterium gadium encodes:
- a CDS encoding nuclear transport factor 2 family protein, with protein sequence MDPRLQEMLDEFALRKLVHAYCRAVDRGDIDALRDLYHHDAVDDHGAFSTGSVEGFFEQLVASRPYLRAMQHHITTANFAIRGDTAEGESYNIAVHTLAAKERDIDLVIGGRYLDKYEKRDGIWKLLERTIVTDWARVTDPSSMDTSHPITKDTLKGVLDESDPSYRFFSLMTGPPPK encoded by the coding sequence ATGGACCCGAGACTGCAGGAAATGCTCGACGAGTTCGCGTTGCGCAAGCTCGTCCATGCGTACTGCCGCGCGGTCGACCGAGGCGATATCGATGCGCTTCGGGACCTCTATCATCACGACGCCGTCGATGATCACGGTGCATTCTCGACTGGGTCGGTCGAGGGATTCTTCGAGCAGCTCGTCGCCTCCCGTCCCTACCTACGGGCAATGCAGCACCACATCACCACGGCGAACTTCGCCATCCGCGGAGACACGGCTGAGGGCGAGAGCTACAACATCGCGGTCCACACACTGGCCGCCAAGGAGCGCGACATCGATCTGGTGATCGGCGGGCGCTACCTCGACAAGTACGAGAAGCGCGACGGCATTTGGAAATTGCTCGAGCGAACCATCGTTACAGATTGGGCGCGCGTGACGGATCCGTCCTCGATGGATACGAGTCACCCGATCACCAAGGACACGCTCAAGGGCGTCCTCGACGAGAGCGATCCGTCCTATCGGTTCTTCTCTTTGATGACCGGCCCGCCGCCGAAGTAA
- a CDS encoding TetR/AcrR family transcriptional regulator: MRRLTQPGGKGSDPVTADQILQTAAELIDVDGVDAFSMRRLADQLGVAVTSIYWHIGGRDKLFDALVERLLGQMADLPSDGDNPVDHIASLARSQRKMLIDKQHLLAIAHERDRTPQLFLPIQQRLATQLSELGITGSDAALVLRAVQVHVISSAVMQFSAVRGAEHDEEDPSLWADAWPDRALVEALQSPTDYDAVFEYGLNALLAPLRDGMTDFRG, from the coding sequence GTGAGACGGTTGACGCAGCCAGGCGGTAAGGGCAGCGACCCGGTCACGGCCGACCAGATACTTCAGACCGCGGCGGAGTTGATCGACGTCGACGGTGTGGACGCTTTCAGCATGCGTCGGCTCGCCGATCAGCTGGGTGTCGCGGTGACCTCCATCTACTGGCACATCGGCGGCCGGGACAAACTCTTCGACGCTTTGGTCGAACGCCTGCTCGGCCAGATGGCCGATCTCCCGAGCGACGGCGACAATCCGGTCGATCACATTGCCTCCCTTGCGCGTTCGCAACGCAAGATGCTCATCGACAAGCAGCACCTGCTGGCGATCGCCCATGAACGCGACCGTACACCGCAGCTGTTCCTGCCGATTCAGCAGCGGCTGGCGACGCAGCTCTCCGAGCTGGGCATCACCGGAAGCGATGCCGCCCTGGTGTTGCGAGCGGTGCAGGTGCACGTGATTTCCTCTGCGGTGATGCAGTTCTCGGCGGTGCGGGGGGCCGAGCACGACGAGGAGGATCCATCCTTGTGGGCGGACGCCTGGCCCGACCGGGCACTCGTCGAAGCGCTGCAATCCCCCACCGATTATGACGCCGTCTTCGAATACGGGCTGAACGCGCTGCTGGCACCGCTGCGCGACGGCATGACCGACTTCCGTGGGTGA
- a CDS encoding MFS transporter has product MATSERPPHRSRAIVVWGLGTLFLGLGLLTAVMIGIVAEQVRDRLEVSEHAIGMLSAVFYVAYSIAQFIGGIMLDRLSPRWILGISSLIAAVGCVLLANASTMGVTVVGRVVLGIGLSTSFLGAIYLARIWFPPQRFAVMSSISQLATNAILALMLIGLSVTETIPPLHAAMIGMAVGYVVLGVAIFLLVSRPGHAAAAPPGDSDVGIGSQLRMVVGVPQFWLGTAFFASVFGVLIAWNDLWGIMNQRAYGRTLEMATALTSTGAIAAGVGGLILGWISDRLGMRSRITQITIWLLTLTVALVLFLPRLPTAGVFVLLFVFGFLLGSNILGFAQIGQHIADNAQATAFGLMTSVGFLTGAGLDYVIGVLVGEAPPAGTDIAISHYRGALIPLLVVLAIGALCSVALKDRALPPASATADPLPIQTAK; this is encoded by the coding sequence ATGGCAACCTCTGAGCGCCCTCCGCATCGGTCTCGGGCGATCGTCGTCTGGGGCCTCGGCACCCTTTTCCTGGGCTTGGGTCTGCTCACCGCGGTGATGATCGGCATCGTCGCCGAGCAGGTCCGGGACCGTCTCGAGGTGTCCGAACACGCCATCGGCATGTTGAGCGCAGTCTTCTACGTCGCGTACTCGATCGCACAGTTCATCGGCGGCATCATGCTCGACCGCCTGAGCCCGCGTTGGATTCTCGGAATTTCGTCGCTGATCGCCGCGGTCGGTTGCGTACTGCTCGCCAACGCATCGACCATGGGTGTGACCGTCGTCGGCAGAGTCGTACTCGGGATCGGTCTGTCGACCAGCTTCCTCGGAGCCATCTATCTCGCCAGGATCTGGTTCCCTCCGCAACGATTCGCGGTCATGTCCTCCATCTCGCAGCTCGCGACCAATGCGATTTTGGCCCTCATGCTGATCGGCCTCTCGGTTACCGAGACAATTCCGCCGCTGCACGCCGCGATGATCGGCATGGCGGTCGGCTACGTGGTACTGGGCGTCGCCATCTTTCTCCTCGTATCGAGACCCGGCCACGCCGCCGCCGCTCCGCCGGGCGACAGCGACGTCGGCATCGGCAGCCAGTTGCGGATGGTGGTCGGAGTGCCGCAATTCTGGTTGGGCACAGCATTTTTCGCGAGTGTATTCGGTGTCCTCATTGCATGGAACGACCTGTGGGGCATCATGAACCAGCGGGCCTACGGGCGCACGCTAGAAATGGCGACGGCATTGACATCCACCGGCGCCATCGCCGCCGGCGTCGGTGGACTCATCCTGGGCTGGATCTCGGACCGACTCGGCATGCGGTCACGAATCACCCAGATCACCATCTGGCTACTGACCCTCACGGTGGCGTTGGTGCTGTTCCTTCCGCGACTGCCGACTGCCGGCGTCTTCGTTCTCCTGTTCGTCTTCGGTTTCCTACTGGGCAGCAACATCCTCGGTTTCGCACAGATCGGACAGCACATCGCCGACAACGCCCAGGCGACCGCGTTCGGACTGATGACGAGCGTCGGATTCCTCACCGGCGCCGGCCTGGACTACGTGATCGGCGTGCTCGTGGGTGAGGCCCCGCCCGCGGGGACGGACATCGCCATCAGCCACTACCGAGGAGCGTTGATACCGCTGCTCGTCGTGCTCGCCATCGGTGCCTTGTGCTCGGTTGCCTTGAAAGACCGCGCGCTACCGCCAGCATCCGCGACGGCAGATCCGCTGCCGATCCAGACCGCAAAGTAA
- a CDS encoding sulfotransferase family protein — protein MGDISPAAVIAAAQENTGLSDFGSDDWRIALDTLTDALAAEAALTEFGHVVAQGDLVGSLTRRLQVVDYRRAHPEVAEMRIEQPIFIVGQVRTGTTILYELLAQDPDARAPLTWEVDAPCPPPELATYDIDPRIEDSRQIQEMVTSIVPDLKAMHPIGPLLAQECVRITGMDYKSFIFPTMYRVPSYAQWLLRADMASAYQWHRRFLQHLQSRIPVNRWVVKSPGHIWALDAMMKEYPDARVIQTHRDPLRTIASVSSLARTLRTFAAEPTPIEEVAREWAEYVIDGLDRSIDARESGIIPASQVVDVQYQSFAADPIAAVAAAYDRLGLPFRAEAENRMRGFLAAQPAHEHGGHHYTFAQTGLNENELRERTARYQEYFGVPDEQLA, from the coding sequence GTGGGTGACATTTCGCCCGCGGCGGTCATCGCCGCAGCGCAGGAAAACACCGGGCTCTCCGACTTCGGGAGTGACGATTGGCGTATTGCCCTCGACACGTTGACCGACGCATTGGCCGCCGAGGCCGCCTTGACGGAGTTCGGACACGTCGTCGCGCAGGGCGACCTCGTCGGATCCCTCACGAGGCGACTGCAGGTCGTCGATTACCGGCGGGCGCACCCCGAGGTTGCCGAAATGCGAATCGAGCAGCCCATTTTCATCGTCGGCCAAGTGCGCACGGGGACCACAATCCTGTACGAACTATTGGCGCAGGATCCCGACGCCCGCGCACCGTTGACGTGGGAAGTCGACGCGCCCTGTCCGCCACCGGAGTTGGCGACGTATGACATCGATCCCCGCATCGAGGACAGTCGTCAGATTCAGGAGATGGTGACGTCGATCGTCCCCGACCTCAAGGCAATGCATCCGATCGGACCACTGCTGGCCCAGGAGTGCGTCCGCATCACGGGGATGGATTACAAGAGCTTCATCTTTCCCACGATGTACCGCGTCCCGTCCTACGCCCAGTGGCTGCTGCGCGCCGACATGGCATCGGCCTACCAATGGCACCGTCGCTTCCTGCAACATCTGCAGTCGCGAATCCCGGTGAACCGCTGGGTGGTCAAGTCCCCCGGACATATCTGGGCCCTGGACGCAATGATGAAGGAGTACCCGGACGCGCGGGTGATACAGACACACCGGGATCCGCTGCGGACCATCGCGTCGGTGTCGTCGCTGGCGCGCACGCTGCGCACGTTTGCCGCCGAACCGACGCCCATCGAGGAGGTCGCCCGCGAGTGGGCCGAGTACGTCATCGACGGCCTCGACAGATCCATCGACGCGCGGGAGTCCGGAATCATCCCGGCTTCCCAGGTGGTCGACGTGCAGTACCAGTCGTTCGCGGCTGACCCGATCGCTGCGGTGGCGGCGGCATATGACCGACTCGGACTACCGTTCAGGGCCGAAGCTGAAAACAGAATGCGCGGGTTCTTGGCTGCCCAACCTGCCCACGAACACGGCGGTCACCACTACACGTTCGCTCAAACGGGGTTGAACGAGAACGAGCTTCGCGAGCGGACGGCGCGCTACCAGGAATACTTCGGTGTCCCCGACGAACAACTAGCATGA